From a region of the Myroides sp. JBRI-B21084 genome:
- a CDS encoding M42 family metallopeptidase: MNAKIILKPESLTFLKNYLDNASPTGAEKEGQKLWMDYINPYVDTLFTDTYGTCVGVINPEADFKVVIEGHADEISWYVNYIAEDGMIYVIRNGGSDQVIAPSKRVNIHTKNGIVKGVFGWPAIHTRMRAGKDEPTPKLENIFIDCGCESKAEVEALGIHVGCIITYPDTFEILNDNKFVCRALDNRMGGFMIAEVARLLKENNVKLPFGLYITNAVQEEVGLRGAEMITQTIKPNVAIITDVCHDSTTPMIDKKIEGETKIGLGPVITYAPAVQNNLRDLIIDTAQKNNIPFQRLASSRVTGTDTDAFAYSNGGVASALISLPLRYMHTTVEMVHKNDVEHVIQLIYETLLQIESNHNFNYFK, translated from the coding sequence ATGAATGCAAAAATCATACTAAAACCAGAATCTTTAACATTTTTAAAGAACTATTTAGATAATGCATCACCTACGGGCGCAGAAAAAGAAGGACAAAAGCTTTGGATGGATTATATCAATCCTTACGTTGACACTTTATTTACAGATACTTACGGAACTTGTGTTGGTGTAATTAACCCCGAAGCAGATTTTAAAGTTGTAATTGAAGGCCATGCCGATGAAATTTCATGGTATGTTAATTATATTGCAGAAGACGGAATGATTTATGTGATTAGAAATGGTGGCAGTGATCAGGTTATTGCACCATCAAAACGTGTAAATATTCATACTAAAAACGGAATTGTAAAAGGGGTTTTTGGCTGGCCAGCTATACACACAAGAATGCGTGCAGGAAAGGATGAACCTACGCCTAAATTAGAAAATATTTTTATTGATTGCGGATGTGAATCGAAAGCCGAAGTTGAAGCTTTAGGTATACATGTAGGGTGTATTATTACCTACCCTGATACTTTTGAAATATTAAATGATAATAAATTTGTATGCAGAGCTTTAGACAACCGTATGGGGGGCTTTATGATTGCAGAGGTTGCACGTTTACTTAAAGAAAACAATGTAAAATTACCTTTTGGATTGTATATTACCAATGCGGTACAAGAGGAAGTAGGTTTGCGTGGTGCCGAAATGATTACACAAACTATTAAACCTAATGTTGCAATTATTACGGATGTTTGTCATGATAGTACCACACCTATGATTGATAAAAAAATTGAGGGTGAAACAAAAATTGGTTTAGGCCCTGTTATAACTTATGCACCAGCCGTACAAAATAATTTAAGAGATTTAATTATTGATACTGCTCAAAAAAACAATATACCTTTTCAGCGTTTAGCATCGTCACGAGTTACAGGTACAGACACCGATGCTTTTGCTTACAGTAACGGAGGTGTGGCTTCGGCTTTAATTTCGTTACCTTTAAGATACATGCACACAACGGTTGAAATGGTTCATAAAAACGATGTTGAACATGTAATTCAATTAATTTACGAAACGCTTTTACAAATAGAAAGCAACCATAATTTTAATTATTTTAAATAA
- a CDS encoding DUF4294 domain-containing protein has product MRKVILLIVAFFAMQMHAQVNDWEKYADTLRTNVLEDGEVETEYLLPEMHINFSKEEMERIKIQNVLRKRILRVYPYAVFTSENLTILNENMAKMKTNSQKRKYLKRTEKYLKEQFEERLKKLSRKDGQILVKLINRQTNKTTFELVKDLKSGWSAFWSNQTAKLFDIQLKTKYDPAEVLEDFYIEMILQELKNEGRIDYQKAAKDLKIDKVKANWKRKLGTSGYYPEED; this is encoded by the coding sequence ATGAGAAAAGTTATATTATTGATTGTTGCATTTTTTGCCATGCAAATGCATGCACAGGTGAATGATTGGGAAAAATATGCTGATACTTTACGAACCAATGTTTTGGAAGATGGTGAGGTTGAAACAGAATACCTTTTGCCTGAAATGCACATAAATTTTTCTAAAGAAGAAATGGAACGCATTAAAATTCAAAATGTATTACGAAAACGAATTTTAAGAGTATATCCATATGCTGTTTTTACTAGTGAAAATTTAACTATTTTGAACGAGAATATGGCTAAAATGAAAACCAATTCGCAAAAAAGAAAATATTTAAAACGGACTGAAAAATATTTAAAAGAACAATTTGAAGAGCGTTTGAAGAAGCTTTCACGAAAAGATGGGCAAATTTTAGTGAAGTTAATTAACCGCCAAACAAATAAAACAACTTTTGAATTGGTTAAAGATTTAAAAAGTGGATGGAGTGCTTTTTGGAGTAATCAAACAGCTAAACTATTTGATATTCAGCTAAAAACAAAATACGACCCCGCTGAAGTTTTAGAAGATTTTTATATTGAAATGATTTTGCAGGAATTAAAAAATGAAGGCCGAATTGACTACCAAAAAGCTGCCAAAGATTTAAAAATAGATAAGGTTAAAGCAAATTGGAAACGTAAATTAGGCACTTCGGGTTACTATCCCGAAGAAGATTAA
- the dnaX gene encoding DNA polymerase III subunit gamma/tau: MEQFIVSARKYRPQTFNDVVGQQTITSTLLNAIENNHLAQALLFTGPRGVGKTTCARILARKINQIGYDDPNEDFSFNVFELDAASNNSVEDIRNLIDQVRIPPQTGIYKVYIIDEVHMLSNSAFNAFLKTLEEPPKHAIFILATTEKHKIIPTILSRCQIFDFKRITVNDAKEYLKQVASSQNITFEEDALQIIAQKADGAMRDALSIFDRVVSFCGSNLTRQAVAENLNVLDYDYYLKVTNFILTSDIPNLLLMFDTVLTKGFDAHHFVSGLASHFRNLLVCKNPQTLNLLDVSDENKNLFLQQAEKFIQQLLIEAINIANNCDLKYKVTTNQRLLVELCLMQLATLTHPEKKNLIHN, translated from the coding sequence ATGGAGCAATTTATAGTATCGGCACGAAAATATCGTCCTCAAACGTTTAACGATGTTGTTGGGCAACAAACTATTACAAGTACTTTACTTAATGCCATTGAAAACAATCATTTGGCACAAGCACTACTTTTCACCGGACCACGTGGAGTTGGTAAAACTACTTGTGCACGTATTTTAGCTAGAAAAATTAACCAAATTGGGTATGACGATCCAAATGAAGATTTTTCTTTTAATGTATTTGAATTAGATGCAGCTTCAAACAATTCGGTTGAAGATATTCGTAATTTAATTGATCAAGTTCGCATACCTCCACAAACTGGTATTTATAAAGTTTATATTATAGACGAGGTGCACATGCTTTCTAATTCGGCATTTAATGCGTTTTTAAAAACATTAGAAGAACCACCAAAACATGCCATTTTTATTTTAGCAACAACCGAAAAACATAAAATAATACCTACTATTTTATCGCGTTGTCAAATATTTGATTTTAAAAGAATTACAGTTAACGATGCAAAGGAATACTTGAAACAAGTTGCATCAAGCCAAAACATTACTTTTGAAGAAGATGCTTTACAAATTATAGCTCAAAAAGCAGATGGAGCAATGCGCGATGCCTTATCAATTTTTGATAGGGTTGTATCGTTTTGCGGTTCCAATTTAACACGTCAAGCAGTTGCAGAAAATTTAAATGTTTTAGATTACGATTATTACTTAAAAGTGACCAATTTTATTTTAACAAGTGATATTCCTAATTTATTGTTGATGTTTGATACTGTTTTAACTAAAGGTTTTGATGCACATCATTTTGTTTCAGGTTTAGCTTCGCATTTTCGAAATTTGTTGGTATGTAAAAACCCGCAAACATTAAATTTACTTGATGTAAGTGATGAAAATAAAAATTTATTTTTACAACAAGCAGAAAAATTTATTCAGCAATTGCTAATTGAAGCTATTAATATTGCGAATAATTGTGATTTAAAGTATAAAGTAACTACAAATCAACGTTTATTAGTAGAATTATGCTTAATGCAATTGGCAACTTTAACCCACCCTGAAAAAAAAAATTTAATTCACAATTAA